The genomic region ATTTTCGGAGCTACGTGGAAATGGGCGTCCTATATAGATTTGTTTGCGGCTTCCAAAGAATTGCAGGCTTCGTTCAAAGGACATGAGCGGCTGGCTGCCAAACTTGTGAAGTTGCTCAAGCGGGTGCCGGAAATTCCTGCGGGGGCTGAATTTGTGGTGCGACGCGCCTACTTCCAAACGGATGAGTCAAAAACGAAACATCGCGAGGGTTTCTACTTTACGTTTTATCTTTCGGGGTATGGCGACGACGAGGAAGAAGCCCACAAGCGCTGGATGATCGGGCTGAAGCTGGTGGAGAATGCGCTGCTGCAGTTATCGGCCTCAGAGGCTGCGCGCTAGTCACCCGTTTGTTCGAGCGGCTCATTCCAGGGCGGCGGGGCCGGGATGATCTGTCCGGTGCGCGGGTCGGTCTGGTTCCAATGGCTGCAACGCATGCAGCGCCAGGGCAAGATGTCTGGGGTCATGGAAACGTGCACCACGGAGATGTGCGTGGTGCCGCAGTTGGCACAATCTTCAAATTCCATCCGTGCTCGCATGGCGCACCTCAGTCGTGAAAGAAGCCGGCCCGAATCAGCAAGAAGACATGGAGTAATACTGGAATAGGACACCTGGGTTATTGCGGGGAGAGTAATCCGAATGCCACGCGGGTGTCTGTGACGCCGGTCAGGCCGGATTGTGACCAGAAACCGGTGGCCCCGCCCTACGGCGCTTTGGCGGCCACCGCGCCGATGTTCGCGATGGTATCGCCCTTCTTCATCGAGGGGACGGCGCAAATATAAAGGATGACTCCGGCGGCGGGAGCGCGCGCTTCGTAGATGGTCTTGCCGAAATAATCGGTGACATAGCCGACCTTCATGCCGGCGGCTACATAAGTTCCGCGACGCAGCAGGGGATAAAAAATTCCCGGCTGGTCGCTGGAAATGGTTTCGATCTTCTCGATCCACACCGGATGTTCAACCGGGGTGGCGGTGCCGGGCAGCATCTTCAGATAACGCATCACGCTCAAGGTGCCATCCGCAAGGGCGGCAACGTCTTCGGGCTCGACCGTGCCTGCATAACCGGCTTCGACAGCGATGGAAGGCTTTCCGCGAACCGAAGAGGTGTTATCCAGATAACGGGTGGCGTTCAGATCTTTGGGCCGGTCAGTCCAGATGATGATGTGGTCGAGGCCGAACGCCAGCACCATGTCGCGGGAGATGGCGTCCTGCCTGGCGTTGCCGGTGGGCGCCCAGTAACTGTAGGGGCGGAGGCTCTCATCGAGGTCGCCGCCATGGTAGTCAATCAGGTAGTCGCTGCGGTCAACCACCTGATGAGTGATGAGCCAGGAGGCGCGCTCGGTCTGGGTGCCATCGGCTTTACCGGGATAAAAACGGTTCATGCTCTTGTTGTCCACCGGATTGACGTGCGGAACTTTTTGCTCGAACGAAGCCAGATTGACCAGCGGCAGCAGGATCACGGTTCCAGAAACTTCGGCGGGATCGAGTGTGGCGATCAGCTTTTCGACGGCGATGATAGATGCGTACTCAGTCCCATGTGAGCCGGAGACCAGCGCCAGCACCGGGCCGGGTTTCGCGCCATTGACTACGACGACGGGGATGTTGGCGGCAGCGTCCACGCCAGCGGGCACTTCGAGAAAGCCAGTTGCCTTCTGGCCGGGAGCGGCGGATGCGGTGCCGACGGTGAAGGTCTTCGGTTGCGCTTGGGCGTGGGCTGGTGGCACGGCGCTGCTTGCCAGAGTGGCGAGTGACAGAACGGTAATCAGGCAGACTTCAATGCGGGCGCGTGTGAGCATCGCTTTCTCCGGCAAATAACCGCGCAGTATACATCGGTGAGATGGGGACCTGGTGAAGACGTTACTTCAGCGGCTGAAGCCGCTTTCCTGCAGCGGTGGGGCGGCGTAGCTAAAGCTACGCCCTTTCAAAACAGCGGATTGGTGTGGCCATGTGTGGCGCGGACGAATTACCAAAGCTGAATCGGTCCGGCTTGGCGTAATGCTGGATTTGCAGCAAAAGCCCGTAGCTCAGCGTTTGCAAAATAGAACTTACTGTCGGAGCAAGGTAACTAAAGTACTCATTTCTTGCACTCTTAGATTCGGCCACTTACACGCCACTCCCTTTTGTACCCCTCGCTTGAAATCTGATCTACCACAGTAATCTTCAGTCTCCATCAACTTTAGAGATAGCCTCGAAGGGTAACTCAGTTTTGTGCACTTTTTTCGCCCTTGGGCAAGATGGAAGGTGGTTAAGGAAATGACGGAACGCGTGGAGGCAAATGGACGTGGAATTGCTTTGTTGTTGTGTCTTTTCGCGCTTCTGATCCTGACTGCAATCGCCCTGGGGCTAATTTATATGGGTGACACGGAAACCAGGATTAACAGCAACTTCCGCTCTTCCCAGCAGGCGTACTTCGAAGCCAGAGCGGGCTTGGAAGAGGTTCGTGATCGGATGCGTGGTAGCGCTCCGTCGCCGCTTGCACTGCCGGCGCAGATGCCAGCCCCAGGTGGCGGCGTCCTTTACTTACTCAATCCATCTGGCGGGGGCGACGTAGTGCAGCCCTGGAATGCTGCCAATGCATATTTTGATACTGAATTGTGCCATGAGAACTACACCGGCCTCGGTCTGGTTAACCCGGGGCAGGGCATAGCATGCGGCTCCGTACCGGCGGGCGCTGGTTGGTACACGACTGGGAACAGTACTGCGCCCTATGCCAACACGATTGCGGCAATGCAATACAAATGGGTCCGAGTCACGCTGAAAGGGAACGGGTCGTCTGAACCATACTATGTGAATAACAGCAGCGCGCTGGCAACACTGGGAACCCAGATTTGCTGGACCGGCGAGAGCGAAGTTTTGCTCGCCGGAGGTGCGGCGCACTGTGCCGCGATGAACCCGAATTACGCTCCGGTATACATGCTCACCTCTTTGGCAGTCACGCCAACGGGTGGCAGGAGGATGCTGAAGATGGAGGTAGCAAGGGTAACCGTACCCCCTTTGCCATCGCCGTTTACCTTCGATGGCCCTGGCGCCAGCTACAGCGCTCCTAACTCTAATAATTTTGTTGTCGATGGCTCCGACCAGCGCGGTTGTGGTGGCGCAGCTGCTCCCGCACTTCCCGGAGTAGGCGCGTGGGACGACAGTTCACAGACCACAATTACAGCTGCTATTCCACGGCCAGATCACTACACCGGCAGCGGCTCTTCTTCACCAAACGTGCAGAACGTGAACACAACGTTAGACCCTGCTTGGAAAACCGTCGATGGCCTTAATAAAGTCGTCTCGCTGGTAACTTCTGCTGCGAACCAGGTGTATACGGGGGACCAATCTGGAATACCTCTGGGTAGCGATCCTAGTCCTCTGGTGACGGTGGTCAAGGGCGACCTTACCATGTCAGGAGCAACCACAGGCGCCGGTATCTTGCTCGTCACTGGAACTCTGACCTTGAGTGGCAATTTCAGCTATGATGGCGTGATCTTGGTGATAGGTGCTGGCGTCTTGAATGCTAACGGTGGCGGTAATGGCGCCATTAACGGGGGCATTCTGGTCGCGCGAACCTTGGACGCTGCGGGCAATCCGCTTGCCGCCAAGGCTGCTCCCGGCGCCCCAACAATCGATTGGAGCGGCGGCGGCGGCAATGGCGTCCGTTACGACAGTTGCTATACGAATCTGACGGCGAACCGCTTCTCATTCAAAGCCTTAGCTTTGAATGAAGCGGCTTACTGAACTGCTTTGGGCTTTGCAGGAGCACGAAAAGTGGCGCAGGCGACGCCCTCTAAGCCGAGCTCTGACGTTTCAGTTCCAGCGTGGTCTCGCAACGAATCTTTACCAGCTTGGCATTCCAGAAACCCCGATCCAGTGAATCATGCGCCATTCGGATGTAAGCATTACTGGTGGGGCCTACGTCAAGCGAGTAGATTCGCTAGTCAATGGCGCAATCGATCAAATTGAATACCGCGATTGAAAAGCTTGGAAGCAAGAGGTTGCAAGAGCGTTTCTGAGCAGTGTCTATGCTGGTTTCAGCAATATTCGCAAGATTTCAGAAGTAAAATTAAGAAGTAGTGAGAGCAGGGCGAGTGAGAATATTTGCGAATGCTAGAATTTAAAGAACGGGCCCGTAGCTCAACTGGAAAGAGCATCGGATTTCTAATCCGAGGGTTGGGTGTTCGAGTCACCCCGGGCCTACCATTCATGCGGGTGCAGTCGGCGCTGAATCTCTTTCTTGCGCTCCGACACATCATCTACTCTCGCCCTTTCTTTGCCGCGCGCCCGCGCTCTACGGCCATGTAGGTCACGGTGTCCCAGGCGTTGTGGATCCCGATCAGTAGCAGCAGGAGCGCAGTGCCAGCGACTGCGAACAAAGACGGCGTAGGATGCCGGTGCAGCAGGGCAGCTGACGCTAATAATGCCGCGTATCCGAGCAATGGAAGCATGATGTACCAGGCCCAGTCTTCCTTGTCCGGGTGATAGCCAGTCTGCCGGCGCGCATGCCGGACGACGCTAATGGCGTACGCGAGTCCTATAGCTCCGCAGGCGCCAAGCCCATAGCCGGCGCTGGAAAGAGTGTGCCAGGGCGCGCTCATGATCGCCGAGATGAGCAGCGAGGCGCAAAAATGCACCACGGTCGGCGAGCCGAAGGCGCGAATCTCCAGCATGCTGGTTGCCGCTTCCATGTCCGCGACCAGCGCGATCACCACGAATTGCAGTCCGGTCAGGGCCCCGGCGGAGGAGCCGACGATGACGTAGAAACTTTCCCACTGCGAGAGCGGCGAGACTGCGGCCTCCATGATCGCGCAATCCTCCTCTTGAGGGCAGAAACTTTATCATGAGCGTAGGGGAATGGAAGGCGAGCTGAGTTAAGAACCTGATGGTGAGCGGAGAGCGATGGCGTATTGCTTGATGGCTGCAACCTCGGCAAGAATGGCCGCTCCTAAACGCATGGCGTCTTGCTTGGCGGGGCCGATGATGTGCGAAGCCAGGGTGACAAGATCGTTGGCGTGGGTTTCCACAAGGTCCAGATGCATTTGCAGGCCTTCGAACTTATCTGATTGCAGTCGGGCCATAGGCTTCCTCAGGGGACCGCGATATGGGGCAGGGGGATGAGTGTCTGTGCGTCGCATTCTCGCGGTCCGCATAAGTTTTATTTTTCATGTCTTAGTTTCTGCTTTATCACGACGGCGGTGCCATCTTCGCGTGCGTGCTTGGCGGCGCAGTGCTTCTTGAACTCGCGTTGCAGCGCGCGCATGGCATGCTCGGCATCTTTAAACTTTCCATCCAGCTTCAGGTCAGCGGCGCAAAGGGAGCACATCCCAACTGCCCCAGAGCTTTGTAACAGTTTGAAGATCAGCAGGGGCTTGGCCACGGCAACAAGATGACACACTTTTAACGCTGACGCTAGGGGCTTAACGTTGGCGTTATGTGGCTAGTAACTAGGGATTTGGACCGAGTTTCGGCTCGTCAGAAATAGGGCTTGCGGCGGACAAGAGTGTCCGCCCTACACCGCCTGCCAAATCGTATAGCGGGGAGGGAGGGACGAAATGCATTGTGCTCGCCTGCACCGACGGAGGGCGCCTATCCCCCAGTAGATAAGGGAAGTGCCCGAAGCCACGTAGGGGCAGCCGCCCATTGCGCTATAGAGCTTTCCCCGGATTTCCACACTGCCAGTTCTGGGCTTCTCTAATCTCTGTGGATTTTTGTGTGGATAAGGAGCCAGCCTTCTCAGCAGGGGAAAACGCTTAGCTGGAAAAGCGGGTCACCAGCTGCCGAACGACCTCCACGAAGTGCTTCACCGGTTCACCCTTACTTATAAAAGCGTCAATGTGCTGCAAGGTGTCCGGGTCAGTGCCTGAATGGAGGAGGATGGGTACGGTTGGCCTGAGCGCCTTAAGCTGGCGCGCCAATTGAGAACCGCTGGCCCCGCGCAGCATGTGGTCTGCAATAACCAGACTAATGGGTGCCTCACGGAAGGTCGCCAGCGCCTCTTCAGTCGTGGTTGCCTGTAAGACTTGGTAGCCTTCCAGCGATAAAATCTGCTGCAGCATGAGGAGTTGGGCGGGGTCGTCCTCAACGCATAGGACTACGGACCTGCTGGCATGGATCGACGGTATGGCTGGATGCAACAAGCGGCACCGTCAACGATGGTGACTCCGAGTGGCTGATCTTGTCAAGTGATGGAGGCCCAGAGGTAACCTGACCTAAGGGCCCGCGAAAAATCAGGACCGTTAAAGGATGATCAAGGTACGGCGCACGTCGCTTGGTTGCTCGTCCTTGTCTGTGTCCGGTGCGACCTGGGGCTGGACTTTTTGCGGCTTCTTGCCGCCCTTTTGGACTTGCGGATCCGCAGCGGGAGCGCCCGGCTTAGCGGCCTGCTCCTGGTGGCCGATTTGGGCTTTCAGGGAATTGAGCTGCTGACTGTCGTGAAAGAGCTCGCGAATGAGCCAGCCTTGGGAGTTGATGGTGTTGCCCTGCTCGACGATGACCATGGTCATAAGACCGTAGGCGACCACGAAAAGCACGGTCAATAAAGGAAGAAGCGCGCGCTTAGGTTTCCGGGCA from Terriglobales bacterium harbors:
- a CDS encoding response regulator, with product MHPAIPSIHASRSVVLCVEDDPAQLLMLQQILSLEGYQVLQATTTEEALATFREAPISLVIADHMLRGASGSQLARQLKALRPTVPILLHSGTDPDTLQHIDAFISKGEPVKHFVEVVRQLVTRFSS
- a CDS encoding M14 family metallopeptidase codes for the protein MLTRARIEVCLITVLSLATLASSAVPPAHAQAQPKTFTVGTASAAPGQKATGFLEVPAGVDAAANIPVVVVNGAKPGPVLALVSGSHGTEYASIIAVEKLIATLDPAEVSGTVILLPLVNLASFEQKVPHVNPVDNKSMNRFYPGKADGTQTERASWLITHQVVDRSDYLIDYHGGDLDESLRPYSYWAPTGNARQDAISRDMVLAFGLDHIIIWTDRPKDLNATRYLDNTSSVRGKPSIAVEAGYAGTVEPEDVAALADGTLSVMRYLKMLPGTATPVEHPVWIEKIETISSDQPGIFYPLLRRGTYVAAGMKVGYVTDYFGKTIYEARAPAAGVILYICAVPSMKKGDTIANIGAVAAKAP